The proteins below are encoded in one region of Planctopirus limnophila DSM 3776:
- a CDS encoding cytochrome c oxidase subunit I, which translates to MHAVHHQPGWIRRYIFSTDHKVIGIQFLFTTLLMLMVGGALALGVRWQLAWPWERMPILGDMLFRTDGGQITPEAYTMLFTMHATVMIFLVVIPILAGAFGNFLIPLQIGAEDMAFPTLNMLSYWFMWPAIGCFMLSFAYDGGPAAGWTIYPVLAVLPQAAPGSGFAQTLWLFGLTFVGFSSMFGSINYMTTIINMRAPGMTLFRMPMTIWGMFITAILQAFALPVLTAAGFMMLADRMLGTTFFIPGGLVVNNAPATVGGGQPLMWQHLFWFYSHPAVYIMLLPAMGMVSDMLACMSRKPLFGYKPMIFSMATIAGLGFIVWGHHMFTSGMNPIVGMTFMVSTILIALPSAIKTFNWIGTMWGGKLQFNTVLLNCAAFVSMFITGGLSGIFMAAVPVDVYIHDTYFIVAHFHYILFGSTLFGIFAAIHFWFPKMFGRMMSDRLGQIHFFITFAAFNCTFFPMHLLGIGGMPRRYADPYHFPYLEHLLPLNQFMTYAAIVMGFAQFILLFNFGWSIFFGKKCGRNPWNSNGLEWQAPSPPPHGNFDVQPVVYHGPYEYSSPVSGENDFLPQTEYMPRRPDQSQGH; encoded by the coding sequence ATGCACGCTGTGCATCATCAGCCGGGCTGGATTCGTCGCTATATATTCTCAACCGATCATAAGGTGATCGGTATCCAGTTCTTATTCACGACTCTGTTGATGCTGATGGTTGGCGGAGCGTTGGCTCTGGGCGTGCGCTGGCAACTGGCGTGGCCGTGGGAGCGGATGCCAATTCTGGGGGACATGCTCTTTCGCACAGATGGCGGGCAGATCACTCCCGAAGCCTACACCATGCTGTTTACGATGCATGCGACCGTCATGATCTTCCTGGTGGTCATTCCCATTCTTGCGGGTGCTTTTGGCAACTTTCTGATCCCACTGCAGATCGGTGCCGAAGATATGGCCTTTCCGACACTCAACATGTTGAGCTACTGGTTCATGTGGCCTGCCATCGGCTGCTTCATGCTGTCGTTTGCTTATGATGGCGGCCCGGCGGCAGGCTGGACGATTTATCCAGTCCTGGCGGTCCTTCCCCAAGCTGCTCCAGGTTCAGGCTTTGCACAAACACTCTGGCTGTTTGGACTGACATTTGTCGGTTTCAGCTCAATGTTCGGGTCGATCAACTATATGACGACCATTATTAATATGCGTGCCCCGGGCATGACATTGTTCCGCATGCCGATGACGATCTGGGGAATGTTTATTACCGCAATTCTTCAGGCATTTGCTTTGCCTGTTCTAACCGCAGCCGGTTTTATGATGCTGGCTGACCGCATGCTCGGAACCACGTTCTTTATCCCGGGCGGGCTGGTTGTCAATAACGCTCCGGCAACCGTGGGTGGCGGACAACCGCTGATGTGGCAGCATTTGTTCTGGTTCTATTCGCATCCGGCTGTTTACATCATGTTACTACCAGCCATGGGGATGGTGAGTGATATGCTGGCCTGCATGAGCCGCAAGCCTCTGTTTGGCTATAAGCCGATGATTTTTTCCATGGCGACAATTGCGGGCCTGGGATTCATTGTCTGGGGGCACCACATGTTTACCAGTGGGATGAACCCGATTGTCGGCATGACGTTTATGGTTTCGACGATCCTGATTGCGCTTCCATCAGCCATCAAGACGTTCAACTGGATTGGCACGATGTGGGGTGGAAAGCTCCAGTTTAATACGGTGCTATTAAACTGCGCGGCTTTTGTGTCGATGTTTATTACCGGCGGACTTTCGGGCATTTTTATGGCCGCTGTCCCTGTCGATGTCTATATCCATGATACTTACTTTATTGTCGCTCACTTTCATTACATCCTCTTTGGATCGACTCTGTTCGGGATTTTTGCGGCGATCCATTTCTGGTTTCCAAAAATGTTCGGCCGCATGATGAGTGATCGCCTGGGGCAGATTCACTTTTTTATTACCTTTGCGGCTTTCAACTGCACATTCTTCCCCATGCATCTGTTAGGGATTGGTGGTATGCCCAGAAGGTATGCCGATCCTTATCACTTCCCTTATCTGGAACATCTGCTGCCGCTGAATCAGTTCATGACTTATGCGGCGATCGTGATGGGGTTTGCCCAGTTCATTCTGCTGTTTAATTTTGGCTGGAGCATTTTCTTCGGCAAGAAGTGTGGAAGAAACCCATGGAATTCGAATGGGTTGGAGTGGCAGGCACCTTCGCCACCGCCACATGGGAATTTTGATGTGCAGCCTGTGGTCTATCATGGGCCTTACGAATACAGTTCGCCCGTATCTGGCGAGAATGATTTTTTACCACAGACGGAATACATGCCACGTCGGCCCGATCAGTCTCAAGGGCATTGA
- the coxB gene encoding cytochrome c oxidase subunit II: MSWAALAVALCLAAPSLGWWFPDTGEAMSSIGRRIDGLFYIILWITSIVFVGTQIALGYVLWKGAVKPAHEKATYSHGNHTLEVIWTVIPGIVLLFIAIYQMDVWAAFRMRNYAPGEIEAIAEVTARQFEWRIRYPAPGKPLMPMPQPDDVYTVNDLRIPVGRPVSISLRSGDVQHSFFVPVLRIKQDALPGTVIPVWFDALQPGSYDLVCAELCGWGHYKMKARVLATSEELFQKWKQEAVLLQADDGLRLASPPQNTAADQAQTSTP; encoded by the coding sequence ATGAGCTGGGCAGCCTTGGCAGTGGCTTTGTGCCTGGCTGCGCCGTCACTAGGCTGGTGGTTTCCGGATACTGGCGAGGCGATGTCGAGCATTGGCCGCCGGATTGATGGGCTGTTTTATATCATTTTGTGGATCACCAGTATTGTCTTCGTAGGGACTCAGATTGCACTGGGTTATGTACTTTGGAAGGGGGCTGTTAAGCCTGCCCACGAGAAAGCGACGTACTCCCATGGTAATCATACCCTGGAAGTGATCTGGACGGTGATCCCCGGGATCGTGCTGTTGTTCATTGCGATCTATCAGATGGATGTCTGGGCGGCTTTCCGTATGCGGAATTATGCCCCGGGGGAAATTGAAGCGATTGCCGAAGTGACCGCTCGTCAATTCGAGTGGCGGATTCGTTATCCCGCTCCCGGCAAGCCACTGATGCCCATGCCTCAGCCCGATGATGTTTATACCGTGAACGACCTGAGGATCCCGGTGGGGAGGCCGGTCTCCATCAGTTTGAGATCAGGCGATGTCCAGCATTCGTTTTTTGTGCCTGTATTGCGTATCAAGCAGGATGCCTTGCCGGGAACTGTCATTCCCGTCTGGTTCGATGCACTTCAGCCGGGAAGCTATGACCTGGTCTGTGCTGAGTTGTGCGGTTGGGGCCACTACAAAATGAAAGCCCGAGTTTTAGCGACTTCAGAAGAGTTATTTCAAAAGTGGAAGCAGGAAGCGGTGCTGCTCCAGGCAGATGACGGACTCCGTTTGGCCAGCCCACCGCAAAATACGGCCGCTGATCAAGCCCAGACTTCGACTCCTTAA
- a CDS encoding c-type cytochrome, with translation MPDSLLKSMPFASFAKTADQPVGCGQLQDSWHLAGLLRSSLHSLVWGVMLLLGASGCTPNPAVEFTPRTSTTLLAPNARQAVEHTLLTHFGTPDNLVVWDRLSVIDFGGAKATVESLDAKASSSAKAVMVVTFDNQSDLAKNLRVGAPVRWVSGAREGIQGDRVAAFDAATRQVSIALEGKAGSAPAEESQEETSSSSKPVGEIAAGDALVVDDGGLLAQGRVVYQRNCMHCHGSTGDGKGPTAKYMQPPPRDYRDGIFKFTSTQAAERITRDDLTRILDDGIPGTYMPSFLLMDPTEKKAVIEYVRWLSIRGEMEKRITDDLGDFSTKDLKAEYTQSEAAYQAALNKGEKAEPPAPITPAVDALQKDFAEFFETDYQGVVEDTADFLVSAWERAETPESVITPAKARVPDDAASRERGRLLYLSDKTKCYTCHGAQGRGDGPANFEYWKMPSGDGNYPRPGLHDLWGNLLPARDLTRGIYRGGRRPVDLYRRLYAGIKGTPMPAFGGVTLTDDEIWDLVNYVLSVEFTANGTSLSDAESSLRKLPATDKAQVQETKAEKITEAEPARSAS, from the coding sequence GCTGTGGCCAATTGCAGGATTCATGGCATCTGGCAGGTCTGCTACGTTCCTCATTGCACTCCCTGGTGTGGGGCGTGATGTTGCTGCTCGGAGCTTCAGGGTGTACCCCGAATCCTGCGGTCGAGTTTACTCCTCGCACATCGACCACTCTCCTGGCGCCCAATGCCCGGCAAGCTGTCGAGCACACTTTGCTGACTCACTTTGGAACTCCTGACAATCTTGTCGTGTGGGATCGCCTGAGTGTGATTGATTTCGGCGGGGCCAAAGCCACCGTCGAATCGCTGGATGCAAAAGCCAGTTCGTCTGCCAAGGCCGTGATGGTGGTGACTTTCGATAATCAGTCTGACCTGGCAAAAAATCTGCGAGTGGGTGCCCCTGTTCGCTGGGTCAGCGGTGCTCGTGAGGGTATTCAGGGGGATCGGGTCGCGGCCTTCGATGCAGCCACCCGGCAGGTTTCAATTGCTCTGGAAGGAAAAGCAGGATCAGCACCTGCTGAAGAATCACAGGAAGAAACGTCCTCTTCCAGCAAGCCTGTCGGTGAGATTGCCGCCGGTGATGCACTGGTTGTTGACGATGGTGGCCTGCTGGCTCAAGGCCGGGTTGTTTATCAAAGAAACTGTATGCACTGTCATGGATCGACAGGCGATGGAAAAGGGCCAACGGCTAAATATATGCAACCACCGCCGCGTGATTATCGCGACGGGATTTTCAAGTTCACTTCGACACAGGCTGCGGAACGTATCACGCGTGATGATCTGACGCGTATCCTCGACGATGGCATCCCCGGGACATACATGCCTTCGTTTCTATTGATGGATCCCACTGAGAAGAAGGCTGTGATTGAATATGTCCGCTGGCTTTCGATTCGAGGTGAGATGGAAAAGCGAATTACGGACGACCTGGGCGATTTTTCCACCAAGGATTTAAAGGCCGAATATACTCAAAGTGAAGCTGCCTATCAGGCAGCACTCAACAAGGGTGAAAAAGCTGAACCTCCAGCACCAATCACGCCTGCGGTGGATGCACTGCAAAAGGACTTTGCTGAGTTTTTCGAAACCGATTATCAGGGTGTCGTTGAGGATACGGCCGACTTTCTGGTGTCCGCCTGGGAACGAGCTGAAACGCCTGAGAGTGTGATTACCCCTGCCAAAGCACGCGTTCCCGATGATGCGGCATCTCGTGAGCGAGGGCGTTTGCTGTATCTCTCTGATAAGACCAAGTGCTACACCTGCCATGGTGCACAGGGCCGAGGTGACGGCCCGGCCAATTTTGAATATTGGAAAATGCCTTCCGGCGATGGAAATTATCCACGTCCAGGCCTGCATGATCTCTGGGGGAATCTCCTGCCGGCCCGTGATCTGACACGAGGAATTTATCGAGGAGGACGGCGTCCTGTCGATTTGTATCGCAGGCTGTATGCAGGGATTAAGGGCACACCCATGCCAGCCTTTGGTGGCGTGACTTTAACAGACGATGAAATCTGGGATCTGGTGAATTATGTCCTGAGTGTCGAGTTCACTGCCAATGGAACGAGTTTGTCTGATGCCGAATCTTCATTAAGGAAACTGCCGGCAACAGACAAAGCGCAAGTTCAAGAAACGAAGGCTGAAAAAATCACTGAGGCCGAGCCGGCACGTTCTGCCAGCTAG